Genomic window (Candidatus Saccharibacteria bacterium oral taxon 488):
TCCAATAAAAGGCCACCGCCCTGCTCACCCCATCTAATCTCACTCCACAACCCGTCTTCCAGCGCGTCAAGCCAAATATTACGATTATCCTCGTCGTTCAGAGTCGCTAGGATCTCATCTTTCACCTTTTTAAGTAGATCATTGCGACATGCTTCGCTAAATGGTAAGCTCTCGATACTCCCCTCGACATCACCCAGTAGTCTATTAACCATCCTGTCAGTACCATTCACCAAAATATCCGTACCATACTTATCAAGTATTTCAGCATCAGCAACTATTTTTGTCAATGGCGCATGCAGTAGTGTCGCCACTTCCTGTTCATGCTCTCCGAACCATGTGCGACAGTCACCACGAAGCTCCTCGGTTGTTTTACGAGTGGGCCAATTTGATTTTTCGAATAGATCACTCCAATATACATCAAGATACTTCACGGTTTCTGGCGCACAGTGAGCTAATGTTAGTGTATACTTCATGATATCAGCAAGGCTCGCACCATATTCATGGCAATGATCAGCAAAACCGCTCCTATAGTCGGTAAAATCCGCCACTTCCGCAGAATCACACATTCGCCTTGCCTCTTTTCCTAGGGCATGCAAGCTTCCGTCATTATCAGGGTCTTTTATCCTATCAAAGAAATTAGGCGGCAACATAATACCTTGTGCCGACTCACACAGTGTATCTAATACTGCTCGCTCCTTTAAGTACATGGGGTTATACTTACCAAAAACCTCACGAATTTGATGAGATATCGACTCATGGTTAGGATTTTTATCCAGCGCAGCTTTATCGCTACTAGTTGAAATATGCTCACTCATAGCTTATATTATATCACCTAATGTAATAATTACAAGGAACACGCCATTATCATACCAAGCTTTTATCAGATCTACGCCTCGCCCCGCCACCCAATCGCAGCAGTACATTATACAAAAATATAATAATTCCCCAAACAATCACGCTTAGATAATTACCCCAATTAAAATCATTCCAAGGATTGCGGGTCGGGCTGCCTGTCGGGTCGTACGCCACAAATCCCACTACGGCCATCACGAGAATGATCAAGAGTCCGGAGACGATAATTTCACGCACGTAACTGGAGCGCTGAAATATTGACAGCCTCAGGTTATATCGAGCATCTGACGGCAACAACACTAATAACACAATAACGATATATGATGGGATAGTTATTATACCCTCAAATATATCCCACGGGTTAACCTTCATGATATCAGGCCTCACCATCTTCACAATCTCTTGCATGCCGAATGACACCCCAAAAAATAACGCCAGTGTGATCAGCACTAGCCCAATGGAACTCCATCGTCTAGTCCGCATTGTTCGCTCCCGTTATGACATTGGTGGCTGCTTTATATACCTCGTGGATTTTACCAAAAACCTGATTATCATACTCTTCTCTATCTTCGATGCTGCTGTCTGGCAATTCGATAGTATTCTTGAACTGCGGCTGCATGATATTTACCGACGTTACTTCCATGCCCTCTTCAATTTCAACTTCGTAGACCTGCTTTTCGACGCCCGGAAATTCCTTCATATAGTGATCAATGTACGCGCCAGGAGACAGAAACTTACCTCTACTTGGCCGAAAATCGATAACGACGGTGCCGAGCGTATCGGTACGATTGTCGATCGAGGGCGCGGAGAATAAACTTTTCGCTAGCTGGCTGATTTTATTATTGTGTTCTATAGCTTCGCGAGTAACAAATATCTTCGCGGATTTTATACGATGCGCCCGCCTGATTAGCTCGATGGCATCTGGATGACAAACTACTGTCCCGATAAATGCCGTCTTTTCGGAGAGCGAAAGTTTTACTACTTGATTATTAATATATGCTAAAATCTTTACATTTGTGGCAACATTTCGGTTATATTCTAACGCCATAATTCCCTTGTCAGCATAGTACAGGAAATGCACTACCTGCACCGGCAGCTGCCCATCAGGCAACGGATAGCGCCTGACGAGATCATCATCGTCCCTGCCTATGGTAATCACGTTTGACCCGTACACGGCAATGATGCCAGCATAGCATTTGGATAGTTCACTGGTTTTATGTAGCTTGTCAAACTGCAAGAGCCGCATAAACGACTCGTCGTCATTTGGATTATACTGCCAATTCCTATCGTCTTCTTCGAGATTCATCAAATCACGGAGAACATCCTCAAATGGGTAGCTGCCGTATCCCTCATCGTCACGATTGGTGATGTTGTAGAGAAAGACGTTGCGCTTGATCATCACAGCTCTCCGATGAACCTAACGGTGAATTAAAACTGCTCCAAAAAATCCAACTTACCACTCTCGAAATGCCGCACGTCCTCGATGCCGTATTTCATCATCACCAGGCGGTCGATGCCGCAGCCAAAGGCAAAACCGGTGTATTCATTCGGATCGATGTCAGCAGCTTTCAGCACATTCGGATGGATCATACCGCAGCCCAGTAGTTCAATCCAGCCTTCGCCCGAGCAAACCTTACAATCTGGATTCTTACCTTCACAAAACGGACAGCTTAGCGCAAATTCAAAGCTCGGTTCGGTGAACGGGAAGTAAAATGGATTGACGCGCACGTCAAGTTTCTTGCCGTAATATTCCTGCAAAAACTCCTGCAGTGTGGCGATGAGATTACCGACATTAACTCCCTTGGCGACATACACGCCCTCGACTTGATAGAACGTGTGCTCGTGCCGCGCGTCCAGGTCTTCGTTGCGAAACACCCGGTCGGGCACGATAGCAGCGATCGCCTCGCCTTTTTCCAAATTGCCATGATATTTTTTCAGCACGCGGTTTTGCATGGTCGAGGTGTGCGCCGGCGCAATCAAACGGTCGCCGTTAGCGTCAGTCTCTTCGGTCATGAAGGTATCGTAATCATCACGCGCCGGGTGACCCTTTGGAAAGTTCAAGCTCTCAAACATATGAAATTGATCGTCAATCTCACGCGACTCTTCCGTCACGAAACCCATGCGATTGAAAATGTCAGAAATACGCTCAATCTCGGCGCTCAGCGGGTGAATCGTACCCCGCTCACTCGGCAGTAATTCAGGCCGGGGAGCATTGACGTCCATAGGCGCCGTGACGTCAATTGGCGGCAAATCAACTTTTGATAGTTCATCTTCACGAGCCGTAATCGCCCGCTCCAACTCCTGCTTCAGTTCATTAACTTTCTTACCAAACGCCCCGCGCTCCTCGGCTGGTAACGTCGCAATAATGCCATATAGTTCCCGCAGCTCTGCGCTCCGCAACACGCTGCGCGGTTCAGCTACTTCGGTTACGCGCGATAATAATAGTGCTCGAACTTCATCCAACTTTTCCATGTCATCGCCCCTGCATTAAAAACATACCGACAACCACCGCTGCCATAATGATAATTAAAATCCAGGCCGGCGCCAGCGTCGTCGTCTGCTTCGTATCTTCCAAATATTTTACATCCTCTACGCCGTCTAGACTGGCTTTTTCCTGAAGGCCCGACGCCTTGGCCTTCTCGCGCAGCTCCGCCGCAATGCGTTCTTGGAGCTCACTACGACTATCTTGTTGATTTACAAATAATCCCATATGTCGATTATACCAGATATGTTATAATGATAGTAATAGTACAGTAAGGAGGGACTATGGCCACGAAGAAGACTACTAAAAAGGCCGCGACTGCAAAATCCAGTTCAAAGAAAACGACTGCTGCAGCTGCTACATCGAAAACAACCGTAACGCGTGTCACCAGCAAGGCTGAGACGAAAAAACCAGAGGTCAAATCAACTGCTGCTAAACCCGTCAGAACTAGCTCACCACGCAAAAAATTAGATACCAAGCTACCGCGCAACCTCGTCAACATCGTACTCGCCGAAGTTGCTGGTACGTTCATCTTGACGCTAGTCGCCTTGTTCTCGGCATATATGATGACACCGTTTTACATTGGTCTAGCACTGGTAGTATTAGTGCTCGGTATTGGTGCAATCTCCGGCGCGCACATTAACCCAGCCGTGACGTTCGGTCTCTGGACGATGCGTAAGCTTCGGGCTATACTCGTGCCGTTCTACTGGGCAGCACAATTCCTTGGCGCAATGGCTGCCGTTGTCTTGATGGGAGCAATTTCATCAGGTAGCTTCGTCATTAACTTTGACCAATTTACCACTTTCTCGTGGGCGATCTTTGCCGTCGAGCTCGTCGGTATGGCGGTCTTTATGTTCGGGGTGAGCGCTGCTCTGTCACGCACTGATCTCAAGAACACCAGCAGGGCCGTAGTCATTGGTATGTCATTGACACTTGGCTTGGTGGTTAGCGGTGCATTGCTACCACTCGCCCAAAATGCTGCTGTCCAAAAGTACCAACAGGAGCAGGCGAATGCTTCTCGGCAAACTCAACAATCAAAAGACCAGCGCACCTACCCACGCGAAGTGTATATCAGCGGTGCAACACTGAACCCAGCAGTTGCTCTGGCGGTCACTGAAAAGACTAACTCGCAGCTACAGAACGCCTCAGCACCAGCACAGAAAACAGAGAAAATGTATACCCGCCTCAGCCTCGAGGTTATTGCCGCAACCCTCGTTGGAGCAGCACTCGGCGGTAACTTGTTCCTGCTGATTGGCTATCGCAATAAGGTTGAAGAATAATTCTCTTCCTCGGTAGTTACCGTATCCCCGCCCGCTTGGCGGGGATTTTTGGTGAGACAATTATTCTTCCTGCGCCGGCCGATCGATTAATTCCGGCTGCGTTTGGTGATCACCACCAGAGATCCGCACCACGTCTTTATCAATCTTGTCCAGCTCCTTGTACGAATTATTATAATGCCCGACAGTCGTACTGAGACTTTTGCCCATCTTGGTCATCAGCTCATCAAACTTTTTAATATGCACACCCAGCTGGCCAACACGCACCTGGATGCCCTTGGCCTGCTCCTCAATTTGTAGACTCCTCAGACCCTGCAGCACCGTCTGTAAATACGCCAAAAAGCTGGTCGGACTGACGATGATCACGCGCTTGTCACGAAAGGCGTATTCGATCAAATCGCGGCTCGAACCGCCCGCACCAACATTATTGATGAGTAGGTCATAATACAGCGACTCACTAGGTATAAACATAAAGGCAAAGTCCATGGTATGCTCACGCGGGCGAATGTATTTGCTGGTTTCGTCAATGCGACCTTTCAGGTCAGCCTTCACCTTGTTTAGCCATAGCTCACGCTCAGCTTTGGTCTCGGCGTTGATCATGCGGTTATAATTTTCCAAGCTAAACTTACTATCCACCGGCAAAATCTGCCCCTTGTCCAGGAAGATAACCGCATCAACAATCTCGCCGTCCTTGAAGCGATATTGCATCTGAAACTGCTTGGCGGGCAGCACGTTATCTAGTACGCTTTCCAGATAAAATTCGCCAAACACGCCGCGCTGTTTAGGATTTTGCAAGACGTTCTGCAGGGTTTTCAGGTCAGTCGCCACGTCGACCACTCGCTTATTCGTTTCGTCTAGCTTGGCCAGCCGCTGCGTCACGTCCGCCACCAACTTGGCACTTTCCGACAACTGCTTTTGCACCGAGGTCTGCACCTGAGCATTGCTGCGCTCAAGTTTATCGCTGACTGATTCATTCAGCTTGGCGATGGTTCGCCCCAGCTCCACCACGTCAGTTTTGATGAGCTCGACCGATGACTGATTTTTTAGCTCACTTAACTTTGACTGCAATACAAATAGCATCGCACCCAACCCCATAACGATAATACCTAAGAGAATAATGATAATGATTTCCATACTCTTAGTGTACAGGGATTACAGAGACAAGACAACTCGCGCCAGCAGGACGAATATAGCAACAAATAAAATTGCTGCAGCGTTGCCGCGAATACGGTTCAGCCACATTGCGGTTGCGTATACGAAGCCAAACGCCACGGTTGTTACCATCAGCGACAACCACCACACCTCAGCAGTCGAGACACCAACACCCCACAGTGCACCAACCGCCGCGAGTACCACGAGCAGCGGCCGCCGAACTCGATTGAGGGCGATAATTGGTACGAGCATAACGCTGACCAATACCAGCGCAACGTAGACACCGATTTGCGCACTGTTCGTACACATTGATGGGTCGGCCGTCGGACCGCAAATAATCTGCTTTAGGATAAAGCGATCGAGCGCCAGGGCGATCAGCCATGTCACGACACCGCCAATCATACCGCTGCTGACAACTCGCCAGAACACCGCCGGCGTCACAGGAAACATATAGTCTGATTCTTCCTCGTGAAAAACTTTCTCAAACCACTTCACAATAGATACAACTATAGCAGTAATTTGATAAAACCGCAACCCTATTTTGCAGTGCGTGACACCCGTCGCAATGGCATGTACCAGAATATACCCGCCCAGGCGATAATGAGCCCCCCAGCCACATCAAGCGGCGTATGCACCAGCGCCACCACCCGCCCTATACTGACCAGCAGCGTCATCACCAAACAGGCCACGGCCCACCCTCGACACTTCGCGCCGAACCACACCGCCAACGTGATGGCCATAGTGAACAGGGCGTGATCGGACGGGAAACCCGGATTATCCAAAAACGAGGCGCCGGCGCTCACGCCCGCCAGCTCAAACGGACGGAGGCCTGATGGCTGATATAACAACCCGATAATTTTCGCCGCCACAAACGCCGTCAATCCCGCCATCAGCACTCGCATATACACCTGATAGCGCCGGCCTCGCGGCACATGTCGGATGAGCGTATACATCCCGATTAACACCACCGGGATCACCAGCCCGTCGGCAATAATTTTCACCATCCATGAGATATCCATAAGCTCCATTATACCCTGCTGGGCGTCAGCGTCAAACCCCGAGCTCGGCCTGCCGACTTGCGCCACTTTACCGTTCGTAGTATAATCAGACACGCATTGGGGATTCGCCAAGTGGTAAGGCACCGGGTTCTGGTCCCGGCATTCGGGGGTTCGAATCCCTCATCCCCAGCCAAGAAAAAGGATTGACGTTTTGTCAATCTTTTTTCTTACACTTTGGTTTGGTATGAGCCTGATGGTCAGTTGATGTTTCTTGAGATTTTACCGTGGTTGTCGCGCCACCCTGGCCGAAACCGCTTGCCCATATCGCCAAAATCCACACGCCGGCCAGGAACAGGAGCGACCAGCTACCGCCCGGTAGGTCAAACGTCGCCCCAAATATCATTGATACTCCGTGACAGAATGCCATGCTTTCTAGCAGCGTCAACAGTAGTAGCGCCACGATGCCCATCATGGCACTGACCTTTCTCAATCTAGCCGATATATCCATGGCCAGCAGGAATGGCAATGCCCCAATCTCTGCGACAACGAGAACAATGGCGCACACTGCCGCCATCACGCTCGGCAATCCAGCGAGCATTGCTGGGAACTTATCAAACGAAAATAGCTGGCTCAAGACGATGACGAGAATATATCCGGCAATGATTAACCGTACAATGTGTACGACTGATATTGGTCGTTGGGTTGATGTTTTCTTCATAGATACAGTATACCGACCCGCCTTAAAAAGCTCAAGCTTGTTGTATTATTTACCAAAGCGCTTGCTTTTTTTATTAAAAAAACGTACAGTAACAACAAGCGAACGATACAAAAACAAACACTACTGACGTTTCTTTCGCTCTACGACATCCACCACAACAAAATACCGTTACGGAGATGTAGCGGTATTTTCCGTTGTTGGATAAATCACAACGCTATATATAGCGTATACGTGCTATAGTAACAATATGAAAGAATATCGTGAGTCGAGAGGGTTTGTTGAGTTTGGTCCAAAAAATACCGCACCCGTACCATTACCTGCCATTAATGAAATTGAGCAGATTCGTAAAACATATGATCCAGGGGCAATCACTGAGCTAGCGACTTCAATTGTTCACGAGGAAGACGGTAATACTTGGTTCGATATGTACAATCCTCTCCTAGCCGCCTGCCTCACACCAGAGGAGGCGGAGCAATACCTCAAGGAACACGCTGCGTTTCATAAAGGATCTCAGTCAATCGATAATCTCACACCGGATGATGATGGTAACTACGTCATCCTAATCTCTGGGCATCGTCGTAAACGCGCTATCGAGCAGCTACTGAGCCAACATGGCATTGCGCCGGAATGCACCCTAGTAAATGTCAATCTTCGCCGTGGCATTACCTTCGAGGAGGCACTCGTTGCCCAAGTGCGCGAGAATACGCACGAGAAAGTGTCACCTACTGAAACTGCCAAATATATTGAGCAACTATATATCTACCTCCGAGACAAAGAAGGGGCACAACCAACCTACAGGCGACTGTCTATGATGACCGGGATTAGTGAAGGCATTATTAGTACTGCGCTACGGTTTCAACGCTTACCGGAAAGTATCCAAAAACTTGCTACCACTCATGGTGATATCCTCCCCTACTCGACTCTCGTCAAACTCGAGCCGCTAATGCGCAAACGAGGTGAGCTGTATAAGAAGTTGCTCTCGCTCGGGCAAACCATGGACGGGGAAGACTGTAAGACCTATGTCGAGAATCACCTTCATATCGTGGCGAATACCATTGTTGAAGACCTCCTTGGCGCCAAGAAGCGCAATCACTATATTGAACAGCAGATTAGAGACCTAGAACTACGAATTATCAATGCCCAGCCCAGCTTTGACCTTATAGCAGAAACCAGCTCTGGAGCTCAGCGAAAGGCATCAGAGACCCGCCTCGGTAAGACAGCCGTATCGGCCATGCGGCATGCCTGTCGAGACGATCCAAGAAATATGCCGCCCGAACAGCTAGCTGAACTCGAGGAGTTCGTCGCAAAAGCCAAGGCATTAGCGACTCCTGCTGTCAATGGCTACGAACAAGAGTCGCTGCTATCCGCCTAATCAACAGTTGCTTTTTGCGACTGCTGTTTGCGCCACTCAGCGATTTTGCCGTGATGCCCACTCAGTAAGACTTCCGGTACTCGCAAGCCATTAAATACCTCTGGCCGAGTGTACTGTGGATACTCTAGTGTTTCGCCGTCTGAGAAACTCTCAATCTCCGCTGACGTTTCACCGCCCAGCACACCTGGCAGCAGCCGCACGATCGAATCAATAATGGTCATCGCCGGCAGCTCGCCGCCAGTCAGCACAAAATCACCGATACTCCACTGCTCATCAACCAATTCCATAATGCGCTCGTCAACACCCTCATATCGCCCGCAGATAATGATAAGCCCCCGGCCATCATCCGCCGCCACACGCGCCATCGTCTGCCGCCAGCGTCGACCGCGCGGGCTCATCAAGACAACCTTTGCGCTCTCATCTCGCGACCTCGCAAACTCCACCGCCCGCCATAACGGCTCAATCATCAGCAGCATCCCATCGCCGCCGCCATATGGCGTATCATCCACCTGGCGGCGCGGGCCCAGACCAAATTCACGCAAGTTCACTGTCTCGAGTGAAACGATACCATCTTTTTGCGCCTTCCACATCATAGAATTTCCAAACACCCCAGAGAACATTTCGGGAAACAGGGTAATGACTTGAAATTTTCGCATACCCTTCATTATACCGCGCCCACATAAAAACCACCAAAAAACCGCCCTTTAGCTAGGCGGTTTTTTAGCACAAATAAGGCTCTCAATGGTTACCCATTGCTCGCATAGAGCTGTTCTCGCATATCGTCTGTGCTTGAACTAGTTATGATTATATATCAAGATCATCCAGTTCTGCAAGCTCTTTTCGAGCATTTTCTGCATAAGAAGAGCTATTTTCCACAGTTTCATCTGTTGAGTTGTCCACAGAATCATCGTCTGAAGCGGCAGTCGTAGTTTGTTTAGCACTCGTAAAGCCGTCGTTATTGACAATTTTCAGGTTGTAGCGCGCATCATTTTTCGTCCCTAACGCCCTGAGCAGCGTCCGCAGGCTCTGTGCCGTACCGCCACGCTTGCCGATGACCCGACCGAGATCCTCTGGGTTGACCGTCAGCGTGAGCAACACTCCCTTTTCATCAATCAAACGCTCGACGACGACATCTTCTGGATGCCCAACCAGCGCCTTTACTACGTATTCTACAAATTGCTGATCTATCGTTGACATACTGCCCCTCCTTGGAATTAACTGTACTCCTAGTATAGCATAGGCGATTTGCCGAGGGCAACTATGGCAATTGGCACTTTTTGGCGCAGTGGGCGGTAATGTTCGCCTTGTGCTCAGCCTCGGTCTTCGCAAAATAAGTTACGTTGTCATCGCCGCTCAAGAAATAAAGGTAATCCTCCTGGGCTGGATCGGCCACAGCATTCAGCGCCGCGAGACCAGGCGAAGCAATTGGCCCAGGCGGCAGCCCCTTGTGAATGCGCGTGTTGTACGGTGAATTAAGCGTGTGCGAGCGAGCGACGCCAGCCTTGTCGGCGGCATAATGATACGTCACGTCTGACCCGAGCGGCATATCCTTTTTGAGACGGTTATAAAACACACTGGCAATCCGCCGCATGTCCTCACAGGTCGTTTTACCCG
Coding sequences:
- the pheS gene encoding phenylalanine--tRNA ligase subunit alpha, with the translated sequence MEKLDEVRALLLSRVTEVAEPRSVLRSAELRELYGIIATLPAEERGAFGKKVNELKQELERAITAREDELSKVDLPPIDVTAPMDVNAPRPELLPSERGTIHPLSAEIERISDIFNRMGFVTEESREIDDQFHMFESLNFPKGHPARDDYDTFMTEETDANGDRLIAPAHTSTMQNRVLKKYHGNLEKGEAIAAIVPDRVFRNEDLDARHEHTFYQVEGVYVAKGVNVGNLIATLQEFLQEYYGKKLDVRVNPFYFPFTEPSFEFALSCPFCEGKNPDCKVCSGEGWIELLGCGMIHPNVLKAADIDPNEYTGFAFGCGIDRLVMMKYGIEDVRHFESGKLDFLEQF
- a CDS encoding DNA recombination protein RmuC, yielding MEIIIIILLGIIVMGLGAMLFVLQSKLSELKNQSSVELIKTDVVELGRTIAKLNESVSDKLERSNAQVQTSVQKQLSESAKLVADVTQRLAKLDETNKRVVDVATDLKTLQNVLQNPKQRGVFGEFYLESVLDNVLPAKQFQMQYRFKDGEIVDAVIFLDKGQILPVDSKFSLENYNRMINAETKAERELWLNKVKADLKGRIDETSKYIRPREHTMDFAFMFIPSESLYYDLLINNVGAGGSSRDLIEYAFRDKRVIIVSPTSFLAYLQTVLQGLRSLQIEEQAKGIQVRVGQLGVHIKKFDELMTKMGKSLSTTVGHYNNSYKELDKIDKDVVRISGGDHQTQPELIDRPAQEE
- a CDS encoding phosphatase PAP2 family protein — protein: MSDYTTNGKVAQVGRPSSGFDADAQQGIMELMDISWMVKIIADGLVIPVVLIGMYTLIRHVPRGRRYQVYMRVLMAGLTAFVAAKIIGLLYQPSGLRPFELAGVSAGASFLDNPGFPSDHALFTMAITLAVWFGAKCRGWAVACLVMTLLVSIGRVVALVHTPLDVAGGLIIAWAGIFWYMPLRRVSRTAK
- the trmD gene encoding tRNA (guanosine(37)-N1)-methyltransferase TrmD, whose amino-acid sequence is MMKGMRKFQVITLFPEMFSGVFGNSMMWKAQKDGIVSLETVNLREFGLGPRRQVDDTPYGGGDGMLLMIEPLWRAVEFARSRDESAKVVLMSPRGRRWRQTMARVAADDGRGLIIICGRYEGVDERIMELVDEQWSIGDFVLTGGELPAMTIIDSIVRLLPGVLGGETSAEIESFSDGETLEYPQYTRPEVFNGLRVPEVLLSGHHGKIAEWRKQQSQKATVD
- a CDS encoding KH domain-containing protein; this encodes MSTIDQQFVEYVVKALVGHPEDVVVERLIDEKGVLLTLTVNPEDLGRVIGKRGGTAQSLRTLLRALGTKNDARYNLKIVNNDGFTSAKQTTTAASDDDSVDNSTDETVENSSSYAENARKELAELDDLDI